The Oncorhynchus clarkii lewisi isolate Uvic-CL-2024 chromosome 29, UVic_Ocla_1.0, whole genome shotgun sequence genome contains a region encoding:
- the LOC139388718 gene encoding ras-related protein Rab-14-like, with product MATAPYNYSYIFKYIIIGDMGVGKSCLLHQFTEKKFMADCPHTIGVEFGTRIIEVSGQKIKLQIWDTAGQERFRAVTRSYYRGAAGALMVYDITRRSTYNHLSSWLTDARNLTNPNTVIILIGNKADLEAQRDVTYEEAKQFAEENGLLFLEASAKTGENVEDAFLEAAKKIYQNIQDGSLDLNAAESGVQHKPSAPQGGRLITNEPQPQREGCGC from the exons ATGGCCACCGCACCGTACAACTACTCCTACATTTTTAAATACATCATCATCG gggaCATGGGGGTAGGGAAGTCATGTTTGCTTCACCAGTTCACAGAGAAGAAAT TCATGGCGGACTGCCCCCACACGATCGGCGTGGAGTTTGGCACGAGGATAATCGAGGTGAGCGGCCAGAAGATCAAGCTGCAGATCTGGGACACGGCGGGCCAGGAACGCTTCAGGGCCGTCACGCGAAGTTATTACAGGGGGGCCGCGGGCGCACTCATGGTCTACGACATCACCag GAGAAGTACGTACAACCACCTCAGCAGCTGGCTGACTGATGCCAGAAATCTGACCAACCCAAATACT GTGATCATTCTCATAGGTAACAAAGCAGATCTGGAGGCCCAGAGAGATGTCACGTATGAGGAGGCCAAGCAGTTCGCTGAGGAGAACG GTCTCTTATTCCTGGAAGCCAGCGCAAAAAC GGGTGAGAACGTGGAGGATGCCTTCCTGGAGGCAGCTAAGAAGATCTACCAGAACATCCAGGACGGCAGTCTGGACCTGAATGCTGCAGAGTCTGGTGTCCAGCACAAGCCCTCTGCACCCCAGGGAGGCCGGCTAATAACCAACGAACCACAGCCCCAGAGGGAAGGCTGCGGCTGCTAA